A genomic segment from Vagococcus zengguangii encodes:
- a CDS encoding asparaginase: protein MKKILILHTGGTIAMSQDESGGVSTTQTNPLMDLPSGTLDAAELVVEDILNVPSPHITPEHMLLIKQRIEHALTEGFQAVVITHGTDTLEETAYFLDITIGDKLPIVLTGAMRSSNEIGADGLYNYQSAIKVALADEAIGKGTLVVMNDEIHTARFVTKTHTTNVATFRTPTFGPIGLIAKGGVRFYQELIRHDSLPVDQVDGLIPIIKAYAGMGDTLELFTHTKIDGIVIEALGAGNLPPKTVPSIDKLIEKNIPIVLVSRCFNGVTSGVYDYEGGGRQLQRKGVMFCDGINSQKARLKLLVALNASLGGHELYDFITQS, encoded by the coding sequence ATGAAGAAAATTTTGATTTTACATACAGGTGGCACGATTGCGATGTCTCAAGATGAATCAGGTGGTGTTTCAACCACACAAACTAATCCTTTAATGGATTTACCTAGTGGCACACTTGATGCAGCTGAATTAGTCGTTGAAGATATTTTAAACGTCCCCTCACCTCATATCACACCTGAACATATGTTGTTAATTAAACAACGAATTGAACACGCATTAACAGAAGGTTTTCAAGCCGTCGTGATTACTCACGGTACCGACACGCTAGAAGAAACAGCCTACTTTTTAGACATTACGATTGGTGACAAATTACCTATCGTCCTAACTGGCGCCATGCGATCAAGCAATGAAATTGGTGCTGACGGATTATATAACTATCAATCAGCTATTAAAGTTGCCTTAGCTGATGAAGCAATCGGCAAAGGAACACTAGTCGTTATGAACGATGAAATCCATACTGCTCGCTTTGTGACAAAGACCCATACAACTAATGTTGCAACATTCAGAACGCCAACTTTTGGTCCAATCGGATTAATCGCAAAAGGTGGTGTACGTTTTTATCAGGAATTAATCCGTCACGACAGTTTGCCCGTTGATCAAGTAGATGGTCTTATTCCAATTATTAAAGCATACGCCGGTATGGGCGACACATTAGAACTCTTCACTCATACTAAAATCGATGGCATTGTGATTGAAGCACTTGGTGCAGGCAATTTACCACCAAAAACCGTTCCTTCAATTGATAAATTAATAGAAAAGAACATACCTATCGTCTTAGTGTCTCGTTGCTTTAATGGTGTAACCTCTGGCGTTTACGACTATGAAGGCGGTGGTCGTCAACTTCAACGAAAAGGCGTCATGTTCTGCGATGGTATCAACAGCCAAAAAGCTCGTTTAAAACTATTAGTCGCATTAAATGCTTCATTGGGCGGACATGAACTTTATGACTTTATCACCCAATCGTAG
- a CDS encoding sigma-70 family RNA polymerase sigma factor — protein sequence MINEKELIVAAKNGDIDAFETLFEKYRPIVYKLFKAYYIQGYDFDDWLQEGQIVCFHSLNAYDSTKGFSFGVFFKMNFKRHVISIIRHQNALKRRLDVSSVSLEATLSEKGEHCLIQEHNYRISSLDYVHIRESLKDFIELLSRFERAVFKLYVEGLSTKEIAASLSCPISRVNNALDRIKKKLKGHLY from the coding sequence ATGATAAACGAGAAAGAATTGATTGTTGCTGCCAAAAATGGGGATATTGATGCATTTGAAACCTTATTTGAGAAATATCGTCCGATTGTCTATAAATTATTTAAAGCATATTATATCCAAGGATATGATTTTGATGATTGGCTACAAGAGGGACAAATAGTCTGTTTTCATTCACTTAATGCGTATGACTCGACCAAGGGATTTTCTTTTGGTGTTTTCTTTAAAATGAATTTTAAAAGACATGTCATAAGCATCATTCGTCACCAAAATGCTTTAAAAAGAAGACTAGATGTCTCGTCTGTTTCGTTGGAAGCAACGTTATCTGAAAAAGGAGAACATTGCTTAATTCAAGAACACAATTACCGAATTAGCTCACTTGATTATGTGCATATTAGAGAAAGTTTGAAGGATTTTATCGAGTTATTATCTAGATTTGAACGAGCAGTCTTTAAATTATACGTAGAGGGATTATCTACTAAAGAGATTGCTGCTTCTTTAAGTTGTCCGATTTCGAGAGTTAATAATGCATTGGATCGTATCAAAAAGAAATTAAAAGGACATTTATACTAA
- a CDS encoding Veg family protein, with protein MPTTLSTIKKEMEQNVGKKLVLTAQTGRKRHTEHAGVLSETYPSIFIVDLESDENAYDRVSYSYADILTETVAIEFV; from the coding sequence ATGCCAACGACATTATCAACAATTAAAAAGGAAATGGAACAGAATGTTGGGAAGAAATTAGTATTGACAGCTCAAACCGGGCGTAAACGTCATACTGAGCATGCTGGTGTTCTATCAGAAACCTATCCGTCTATTTTTATTGTAGATTTAGAATCTGACGAGAATGCATATGATCGCGTGTCTTATAGTTACGCGGATATCTTAACGGAAACCGTTGCTATTGAATTTGTTTAA
- a CDS encoding DUF1694 domain-containing protein — MKHNKDINNYIQKEFSGTNNFKQSEKNQYLGVLVERIYILIKKSDVNNKAYQTTIENIIANNPGGKIKINADLEMKSRLTFIKIAQKHNTPFTLVDNDTSLDSTTQVAAIYHFEQPTHQDKIDVSEFTM; from the coding sequence ATGAAACATAATAAAGACATTAATAACTATATTCAGAAAGAGTTTTCTGGAACAAACAACTTTAAACAGAGCGAAAAAAATCAATACTTGGGCGTGTTAGTAGAGCGTATTTACATTTTAATTAAAAAATCTGATGTAAACAACAAAGCATACCAAACAACTATAGAAAATATTATAGCCAACAACCCTGGTGGAAAAATAAAAATTAATGCTGATCTTGAGATGAAATCACGCCTTACTTTCATCAAAATAGCCCAAAAACACAACACCCCTTTCACTTTAGTAGATAATGATACTTCTTTAGATTCAACGACCCAAGTAGCCGCTATCTATCACTTTGAACAACCCACTCATCAAGATAAAATCGATGTTAGCGAATTCACTATGTAA
- a CDS encoding VOC family protein, translating into MFNQFKIETVYLNVRNLENMTNFYEKAIGLSIIDRTDTSVSLGIAEDNTILVVLTKVDGPLHSQQEAGLYHTAFLLPKRSDLANYLIFASQHQIPLEGAADHGYSEALYLSDPEGNGIEIYVDKPASEWNILASGEIVGVTEPIDIEGLVETATAPTHKFPSQTFIGHVHLSVVDLAQGEAFLTKQLHMDVAYRFGQQALFFGVEGYHHQLAMNTWMRPSSPKDSHTTGLSSMVIKVSKDFMKQLPNHSTNQNSFSLVDSANQITYHLHS; encoded by the coding sequence ATGTTTAATCAATTTAAAATCGAAACTGTTTATTTAAATGTTAGAAATTTAGAAAATATGACCAATTTCTATGAGAAAGCAATCGGACTATCTATTATTGACCGTACTGACACCAGTGTCTCATTAGGAATTGCTGAAGATAATACAATCTTAGTTGTCTTAACTAAAGTCGACGGTCCACTACATAGTCAACAGGAAGCAGGGTTATATCATACGGCCTTTTTACTACCTAAGCGTAGTGATTTAGCTAATTATTTGATATTTGCTAGCCAACATCAAATCCCTTTAGAAGGTGCAGCCGACCATGGATATAGCGAAGCGTTATACTTATCAGACCCTGAAGGTAATGGCATTGAAATTTATGTGGATAAACCCGCCAGCGAATGGAACATTTTAGCTTCTGGGGAAATTGTTGGTGTTACCGAACCAATTGATATTGAAGGTTTAGTAGAAACTGCTACTGCTCCTACTCATAAATTTCCTAGTCAAACTTTCATTGGTCATGTCCACCTAAGTGTCGTGGATTTAGCACAAGGAGAGGCGTTTTTAACTAAACAATTACATATGGATGTTGCCTATCGTTTTGGCCAACAAGCACTGTTTTTTGGCGTTGAAGGTTACCACCATCAATTAGCCATGAATACATGGATGAGACCCAGTTCACCAAAAGACAGCCATACAACTGGCTTATCTAGCATGGTCATTAAAGTATCTAAAGATTTTATGAAGCAACTTCCTAACCACTCCACTAATCAAAATAGTTTTAGCTTAGTGGATTCTGCCAATCAAATTACCTACCATCTACATAGCTAA
- a CDS encoding HAD family hydrolase, whose protein sequence is MLDNYEQAKEFHEIFDPVVQTTPHVLETKEASYRMGFKIEEIVEFLHATAQGDTQLFEQLINELHSSIDQAKVKMVTKETFTTSKPSEEDCLVGQVDAMLDLLYFVNGTFVRMGIDPRPLSEIVHQANMGKVFPDGLPHYDTVTGKVLKPENWEHDFAPEAKLQEEILRQKKASE, encoded by the coding sequence ATGTTAGATAATTACGAGCAAGCAAAAGAATTTCACGAAATTTTCGACCCGGTCGTTCAGACAACACCCCATGTTTTAGAAACCAAAGAAGCAAGTTACCGCATGGGGTTCAAAATTGAAGAAATTGTTGAATTCTTACATGCGACAGCACAAGGAGATACACAGTTATTCGAGCAATTAATCAATGAATTACACTCGAGTATTGATCAAGCTAAAGTTAAAATGGTCACTAAAGAGACCTTTACAACCAGTAAGCCTTCAGAAGAAGACTGCCTAGTTGGTCAAGTCGATGCGATGCTTGATTTATTATACTTTGTTAACGGTACGTTTGTCCGAATGGGAATCGATCCACGTCCATTATCTGAAATAGTTCATCAAGCCAATATGGGGAAAGTGTTTCCCGATGGACTGCCTCATTACGATACGGTGACGGGGAAAGTGTTGAAACCGGAAAACTGGGAACACGATTTTGCTCCTGAAGCAAAGTTACAGGAGGAAATCCTTCGTCAAAAAAAAGCTAGTGAATGA
- a CDS encoding DUF72 domain-containing protein: MLLGLTSWSEHTTLDPTKRKLTLQDYASKLPLVEIDTLFYGIKEASVIEKWVADTPDNFRFVVKTHQCITLHRDWREFFESEKELYHRFIESMQPMLESGKLACLLLQFPPFFDCSSEHIVYLKRLRRIFKDWPLAVEFRHDSWFEEAVRSEMLAFMQEQAISIVVVDEPQVQGQSVPWFSTVTNKAFVLVRLHGRNQVGWTDKTDDWRKKRTLYDYTDTELVELAKDLYRLERQTSELAVIFNNNSGGHAAGNCLRLKELMKIEYQGLNPEQIQLF; this comes from the coding sequence ATGTTATTGGGATTAACCAGTTGGAGTGAGCATACAACGCTTGATCCGACTAAACGTAAACTAACACTACAAGATTACGCCTCTAAATTACCATTAGTAGAGATTGATACATTATTTTATGGTATAAAAGAAGCGAGTGTTATCGAAAAATGGGTAGCGGACACACCTGATAATTTTCGCTTTGTTGTTAAAACACATCAATGTATAACGCTGCATCGTGACTGGCGTGAATTTTTCGAAAGTGAAAAAGAACTATATCATCGGTTTATCGAGAGTATGCAACCGATGCTAGAATCGGGCAAACTGGCGTGTTTATTGCTACAATTTCCGCCCTTTTTTGATTGTAGCAGTGAGCATATTGTCTATTTGAAACGTTTACGACGTATTTTTAAAGACTGGCCCTTAGCTGTCGAATTTCGCCATGATTCTTGGTTTGAAGAGGCTGTTCGTTCAGAGATGTTAGCTTTTATGCAAGAGCAGGCAATCAGTATAGTTGTTGTTGATGAGCCACAAGTACAGGGACAGTCCGTTCCATGGTTTTCAACTGTGACGAATAAGGCGTTTGTCTTGGTGCGATTGCATGGACGTAATCAGGTCGGGTGGACAGATAAAACGGATGATTGGCGTAAAAAACGCACACTCTATGATTATACAGACACGGAATTAGTTGAACTCGCTAAAGATTTGTATCGTTTAGAGCGTCAAACTAGTGAGTTAGCAGTGATATTTAATAATAATTCCGGTGGTCATGCTGCGGGGAATTGTCTGCGTTTAAAAGAATTAATGAAAATTGAGTATCAAGGATTAAATCCAGAACAAATCCAACTTTTTTAG